The stretch of DNA TTTCTTCTGTTTTGTTTTTATTGTTTCTTTCTCATTTCTTTCTTTGTTCTCTTTTTCTTATTCTTATTGTTTCTTTGATATATTCTGTTTGTTTATTGATTGAATGTATTTTCTTCTGTTTTCTTTTTCTTTCATTCTTTGATTATTGTTCTGATTATTTTTCTTTTATTCTGTTCTTTGTTTTGTTTATTCTGTTTGTATTGAGTCTTGATTATTCGTTCGAATGCATTGATTGCGAATCGATTTGCAATTCTTATTGCTGATTGAGTTTGCAGTTTTGGTTTTGAAAAAAATTGTTTTTTTGTTTTTGATTTTGGTTTCTCTTTTCTTTTTTGAGTTTTGAAGTTAGAAAGTGATTTTAATTTCAGTCTTTGAGAAGAGAAGGCAAAAATGGTGATTGAATGAAAACAGAAAAGAGACTGACAATGGCTCTGAGCGTCTTAGTTGCGCTTATGATGCTAGCTGTCCCTCTCGCATCTTCAAGCAACTTGTTCGTGGATGGGGGACAGACAAACTCTAACGGCGATGCGCCAATGTTGAGCGCTTCGACCGGGTACACAGTCACATTCCAGTTGAATGCTGACGGTAAGAGTTTAGACCAAATTGAAAATTTAAATGACACTACTGATGCTGACGGTAGCGCCGTGAAAGGAGTCGTTAGCAAATTAAACGATCTTAATATCACTGGTGTTTCACAGTGGTACCTGAATGAGAGTGGAGATCTGTGCGCTTTAGTTATGTATGATAAAGATACTCCAGATGCCAACGTTCACATTCAAACTTTAATTAATGCGTTGTTTGATGAATCAGCCCCTAACGCAAGCAATATTTCAAAAGGTCTTGCATATAATTTAACATCATGGAAAGATACAAAGTCAAACCTATCATATGAATATTCTAATATTGATGGTTCTGATAACAGTGCAGTAATTAACTCTGATATGACATTCGCTGCCCAGTGGGAACTCAAGGAAGAAACATATATAGAAGTTCCTGTGAACGTTGTTGTTGACGGCGAAACAAAAGAATATTACAAAGCTTATGAATTAAAAGGAAACAATTCTAATCAGATAAATATCGTTGAGGATGACTTGAACGAAGCAATTCTTGATGCTGCTGATTTAAGTTTGTTTGGTATTGTAGTGTATGGAATGATAGCTGACTTTGTAAAATATGAACAAATCTACAAAGACGGAATTGTCACATATGGAAACGATAACGATCTTCCAGATGACAAGATGATTTCATCAAAAAGCACATTGACTGTAACGTATACATTCGATGATAAAAAATATTCAAAACTGACTGTATCATCTGCAGCCTTTGAAGATGGAAAAGATATTACTCTCTACATTAACAAAGCTTCAGTAAATATGATTACGTACAATACAGTATTAGCCTCATTATTTGTAGGATTTGAAAAGGTAACTGAGGGATATAATTTAATTGATGATCTTACAGCTATTGCAGACGCAGATGTAAAACCTGTATTAACACCCGATTCGGATAAGTTTGACCCTAGTAACATATTGACTGGTGAAGGGTATAATGAGATACTCACCGATGACGGCTACCTATTAAGCGGCTGGAACAACGGCGCTGAATTATTAAATTCAGTTAACTTTGTACCTTCTGGAACAACTCAGATTACACTTGATGCTGAACTGAATGGATACTATGTTATCTTCATGTCCAAAGGGGCTTATGAATTAGTATATGTTCCGTTTGGAGAATTAAGTGCTGACTTAGTAAAAACACTTGATGTTGCTGGTGTTAATCACTGGGCGTATGTCGCGTATAATAACTATAAATCCCTTAGCAGCTCTACAACATTCACAACATTCACAAGCTTTACAGACCGTGTGAAAACAACATTTGATGAATTTGGAAAAACAGCTGTAAATGGAGCCACTCCTAAAGAACCAGTTGCTGTATTAGTCGCATGCTTTGATCTTGCAAGCAAGACTGCATATGCAGTGTTTGATGCAAATAACTATGATGCAGCCGATTTATCAAAAGCATCCATCTCTGGAGACTTTGGGAATAAATATGTTAATAAAATCATCATTCCCGGAACAACATCCAAAGAGAGCAGTGCCAGCCTAATCTCTACGCCTGCTGTAAGCCCAGTATATGAAGAAGGCAACTTGTTCATTAATTACAGGACTTATGATACCACGGGCAGCAAGTGGATGGATTACGCTGCAAGTGGAGACGATGCCTCCAAATATTCCGAGGATGCAGATGATATTTCAATATACTCTGCAAATGTTGTTGGATATGCATATACAATTACATTCTACAACGGCAGCGATGTTGTCGGTATGCTCTATTATAACAAAGATGCAGTTGTAAATGATGACAGTATCGTTAACAGTCTTGTTGCATTCTTCCACAAGGGAACTGCATACGATGCTACTGGTCTCGATCTCAAAGATTCATCATTAGATAAAACAAAAGCATTCAACAGCATTCTCTACCCTGCTAAAGACGGATACTCAATATCCCAGTGGAAGGATGCTGACGGCAATGTAATGCTTGACAAAGTTGACAAAGAAAAGAAAACATACAGTGTCAAATTCGATAAAGTTTCATCTGACATGAGTTTCTACGCTAACTTCAAAGCAGAAGAGTACCTCATCGCATACAACGGTAACACTGCAACTGCAACAAACAACATGCCTCAGATCGGAACTGTTGATTCTTCTGTCAACTTATTCAGTGATGCTGCCTTCAGCAATGACGGCTACAAGCTTAAAGAGTGGAATACAAGGCCTGATGGAAAAGGTACAACCTATGCTTTAGGAGCTTCATTTACTCTTACTGGTGAACAGTATAAAGATCTGAAAGGAGTTCCATCTGGCAGCGGATTACCAGCGAACACCTATGAAAAGGGATTCACACTCTACGCTATCTGGGAGAAAGTCGGATCATCTGACAACCCAAGCGGCAACACTGATGGAGACAATGACAACAGCAACACAGACACATATCTGTTAGCTGGAATACTCGTTGTGATCATCATTCTGATCATCGTTGTTGCAGTTGTACTGAGAAAGAAGAACTGAAAACTTTAAAGATTGAAGAATAAACAATGAAAACTAACGAAGTTAGTATTCAGGATCTTTTTAAGATTCTGATATTAACTTTTACTTTTTTCTTTTTCTATTTCTTTCAATTGACAACAGTGGTGCAAATCATGAAAAACAAAGGTTTAACTGCATGTGGAATTTTAATAGAGATCAAATGTCAATAGAACCAATTTAAACTTCTCAACTGCAATCAAATTAGTTCTTTTTATAAGAGTAACGCACAGTGGATTAGCATTTAGTATTCTTCTATGCAGTTTAACTGTAAAACATGCTGGGATTAACGATATTATGATACGTTATCAAAGCTTGTTGAGATTATGTGTATTATCAATCCTAATTAAGATTCTGCCCGATACACGTCATGATCGATTATGCAACAAGATGCTAAACAATTACTCCAATTCTTTTTCTATCTCTTCAATAGTCGGCAGACTGCTTTGTAAATCTTCTGGTAGCACTTTAGTAAGCTTATCCTGCCAGTCAGCAACACCGATGGGATTTTGATATCCTGCCAGTGAGTATTCTACAACCGTCTTATTTTTTCCTTTAACTAACAACAGTCCGATTGTTGATTTATCATCAGGATGTCTGAGTACTTCATTTACTGCGTTTTGATACATGTTAAGCTGGCCGATGAATCCTGGCTCAAAATCACAAGCTTTCAGTTCAATAACCACATAACATCTAAGCTTTAGATGATAAAATAGTAAATCAATGTAAAAATCCTGTTTGCCTACTTCTAAATGTACCTGTCTGCCTACAAAAGCAAACCCCTGACCCAATTCTAGTAAGAAATTTTGAATGTGATCGATCAGATTCTTTTCGATCTCTACTTCTCTACGAGGAACGTCTGTTCCTAAGAAATCGAATAAGTAAGGATCTTTGAAGATTTGATTTGCTGCATCTGATTCTGCTAGTGATAAAGAGTTTTCAAAATTGTTGACGGTTTTTCCTTCTCGAAATATCAATCCGCTGCGTATCTGTAAATCTAGTACGTTGCTGCTCCACCCTTGTTCTAAAGCTTTGTTTGCGTACCAGATACGGCTATTCTGATCGTTTAGTTTATCCATTAGGTAAATGTTGCTTCTCCAAGGTATTTGTGCAGCAAGCTGTTGCATAATTTCATAATCAGTCCAGGTTTCAGCAAATTTCCGCATATACTTGATATTTCGAGGCGAAAACCCTTTCATTTCAGGAAATATATCTCTTAAGTCCTGAGACATGCGGTCAATTACCTTTGCTCCCCAACCTTCTTCTTGCTGTTTCTGCAGAATGGCTTTTCCTATGTTCCAATACAGGCAGATCATGGCAGTATTGGCATGCGAAATAATTGAGAATCTCTGATTCTGAATCTGTTCTTTAATCTTTTCAATAAATTGTAAGTAAGAATCACCTACTTCGGCTAAATTTGGAGCAACAGGAAAAATCACTTCATCATTGTTTTTTCCCATTTTTTTTCTTTCATCTTTCAATACCATATGAACAAGCACGCAATGATTATGAACAATATATCATTTCTCATCATTGCCATTTCACCTGATTGATTTACTTAGTTTAAAATATAACTTCAAGCGCAGGGGAACGTCATCTCAATCATATTCCCCTGCGCATTCACTGTCATGATTGAGTAAGATGACTTTAGTTTGAGTTTTGAAGTTTGAAAGTTTGATGATTGAATTTTGACATTCATTTTGTTGAATTGATTTTGATTGAACTTGATTTATTTGTTTTGAATTTGAAGTTTAATTTTGATATTGAATTTTATTGTTTTTGATATGTCTGAATTGATTGATAGATTTGGTTTAGATTCTCTGATTTGTCTGGATTGATTTAGAATTTAGTTTGTTTTGACTGTTTTCTTTTGATTATTCTTTTCTTCTTTCTTCTGTTTTGTTTATTCTTTTCTCTTTGTTTGATTTATTCTTTCTATTTTCTCTTTTCCATATTGTTTCTCTTTTTCTTCTGTTTTGTTCTGTTTGTTTTGTTTATTGATTTTGTTGGAGTTTGTTTTGTGATCGAATGTATTTTCATTGTTTATTCTTTTCTATTTTCTTTCTGTTCTTTGTTTTATTGAATGCATTGATTGCGATTATTTGGTTTTTAGTTTTTGAATCGATTTGCAATTCTCTTTCTCTTTTTCTTTGTTCTTTGATTATTCTCTTTTGTTTATTCTTCTTCTTTCTCTTATTCTTTCTTTGTTCTCTTTGTTTATTCTTTCTTTTCTTTGATTATTTTGATTATTCTTATTGCTGATTGAGTTTGCAGTTTTGGTTTTGAAAAAAATTGTTTTTTTGTTTTTGATTTTGGTTTCTCTTTTCTTTTTTGAGTTTTGAAGTTAGAAAGTGATTTTAATTTCAGTCTTTGAGAAGAGAAGGCAAAAATGGTGATTGAATGAAAACAGAAAAGAGACTGACAATGGCTCTGAGCGTCTTAGTTGCGCTTATGATGCTAGCTGTCCCTCTCGCATCTTCAAGCAACTTGTTCGTGGATGGGGGACAGACAAACTCTAACGGCGATGCGCCAATGTTGAGCGCTTCGACCGGGTACACAGTCACATTCCAGTTGAATGCTGACGGTAAGAGTTTAGACCAAACTAATGTTGATGATGACTTTATTAGTAAGTTAAAAACTGCCACCGAGGAAGATAACGATCTTAAGGGTAAAGTAACATGGTACTTAAATGAAAATAGTGATCTGTGTGCTTTAATCATTGGTGACGCGCATATTCAAAACCTAATTAAAGTATTATTCAGTAGTAACGACTCAAAAATTAATAAGGGAGCTGCATATAAATTACTCTCTTGGAAAGATGCAGATACTGGCATGATATATGATTCAAGCGTATCTGGATCAGATTTAATTAAAAAAGACATGATATTCGCATCTCAGTGGGAGTTACAGTCAGGATATGTAGAAGTTCCTGTGACTGTTAACTTTGACGGTGATGTAAAAGAGTATGTGAAAGCATATGAGGTTGATGCAAATGGAAAGATTGCAGTTATTGTAGACAAATATAACAACGATGGAACTCTTGATACCACTGTTAAGGGATTACAGAATGCAGTCGAGACAGTTGGAGACCTCAGCACTGATGGCTATGTAATAAATGCTACAGAGAAATTATTACCAGTTTACTCGAATGGTGTAGTAACATATGGAGACAACAAAGCACTTCCAACTGATGGAAAAATCCCGTCTACAAGCTCATTAACTGTAACTTACACATTTAATGATGCTAAATATGCTAAACTTACAGTACATTCTATTGCATTCAAAGACAGCAAAGATGTAATGTTATATGCTGACAAAGCTACACCATATGATTATTCTATGATTTTAGCTGCAGTACAAGCGGAGATCGATAGTGATAAAACAATACCAATAACACTTGCTAAAAACGATGACGACTCATTAAAGTACGAATCAGATGGAGTGAGTATTAAAACAAGTGATGGAAAGTATTTAGTTACAGGCTGGAACGAAGGTGCTGCACTTTTAGAGAGCACAATTCAGACAACAGCTGTTGAATTCACACTTGATGCTAAACTGAATGGATACAACGTTGTATTCATGGTAAACGGTCAGTATGAAGTTAAGTTCGTTGAGTTTGGAAAGTTAAGCGAAGATCTCTGCACTCTTGATGTTTCAGGTTTGAATCACTGGGTATGGATTCCGTTTAAAGATGTTGCTGAAAATATTAAACTTGGTCTCAGTGAGATGACTGGTCTTGAAGGAATAAACCTTAAGCAGAGTGATTTGAAAGGAAACACATTATTCCAGACATTTAGCTTTGCATCTCAGAGCAACATTGATACTGTAGAGAAAGTTGCTGCTTCAGTAAGCAGTGTCGATGTTCCATCTGTTGTGTTTGTTGCCTGTTTTGAATCAAGCGCCAACACTGCCTATGCAATATTTGATGCTGGCACCAATGGATACTTTGGAGACAATGAAAACGTTGATAGAATTGTAGTTACTGGAAAGGGAAACACTACCCAAACTAAGTCTGCTAGCATAGTCAAACCAGTATCTAACTTAGTTTACGAAGATAAAACTGTATTCCTTGGATACTCAGGCTATACAAACGATTCAAAATATAATCTATCTTCGATACAGACATTTACTGCAATGCCAGAATCCTATGAGCATATTGTTACATTCTATATAGACAATGAAGTTAGTGCTAAACTGTACTATAAAGGAGCATTAGCTGTTGATCCAGACGACAATACTGTATCTGGAGACTTAGTTGCTTTTGAATATAAAGGAAACATCTACGAAGCTAGCGTTGCTAACTTTGAAAAAGCAGTAGAAGCTCTCCAGCCTAAAAAAGATGGATATAACTTCGTTCAGTGGAATGATGTTGATGGAAAGAAAGTATTTTCAATTGCAACTGCAGCAGATAATAAAATTACAATTGAAGCCGGTGATGGATTCCCTAAGGATGGAATAAAGACTGACTTCAGCGTGTACGCTCAGTTCGATGCTAAATCATATACAATCAAATACGTCAACACATTCGAAGGAACTCAATCTCAGACTGCATATGTCGATCAGAATGTTACTCTCTATGGAAAAGACACCTTTATTCATGAAGGATACACTCTGAAAGGATGGTCTACCGTTCCTGGAAACAGCGGAAGCAATTATGATCTCGGTGCAACATACTCTCTGAATGGAGCAGATTATAAGAAACTCGCTGGAACCGATGATAGCAAAGACGTAGTAATCGAACTCTACTCTGTCTGGGAATACAACGGCGGATCTGATGTTCCCGGCGGCAACACTGATGGAAACAATGACAGTGACAACACTGCATTATATCTCATCGCTGGAATGCTTGCTGTAATTGCAATTCTTGCTATTGTAGGAATTGTACTGATGAGAAAGAAGAACTGAAAACTTTAAAGATTGAAGAATAAACAATGAAAACTAACGAAGTTAGTATTCAGGATCTTTTTAAGATTCTGATATTAACTTTTACTTACTTTTTTTCTATTTCTTTTGTTCGATTTTGTGAAACTTTTACTGAATTTAAATTTTAAAAAAAGAAATTTGAAAAGTCAGAGATTAAACTCTGACTTTAATTGATTTTACTTAAGTGTTTTTTTACTTTCAGTTCTTCTTTCTCAGTACAACTGCAACAACGATGATCAGAATGATGATCACAACAAGTATTCCAGCTAACAGATATGTGTCTGTGTTGCTGTTGTCATTGTCTCCATCAGTGTTGTCACCAGATCCTGATCCAGAGCCAACTTTCTCCCAGATTGAGTACATTGTAACTGTTACATCCTCGCCAATCAGATGACCAGGGGTATCTTTCAGTTTCTCATACTGCTCTCCAGATAGGGTAAAGTTTGATCCGAGATCGTACTTAGTTCCGTTTCCGTCAGCTCTGTCGCTCCATCCTATGAGTTTATACCCTTCTTGAATGAATACTGAGTCTCCAAATAATTTCAGTGTCTCATCTACATCTGCAATTTGAGTGGTCGCATAGATTGATGATGAATTGAAAGTATTTGCATACTGTACAATATATGGTTTAGCATCAAACTCAGCAGAAACTGTAATATCTCCAGTCAGTTTTTCAATGGATTGTTTTGAGCTTGTGTAACTACGGTAATCCGTATCAGTAATTTCTGGTGTAATAACATCGCTGATTACTTTCTTTCCTTCGGCACCATTCCACTGAACAAATTCGTACCCAGCTTTAAGAGGAGATACTATATTTGCAAATGCATCTTTAGCTGTGCTTGATCCACCTTTTGCATCGGCAGCTTTGTACATCTTTCCATCATACTGATATGCGACCAGGTTTGTTGTTAAATCAGTATTTGAGATGGCAATTGTGTTTGAAGCGCCCTGAGAATAATATAGAACTCCAATTACTGAACCGTTAGCTGAGAAGCTCATTGTCCATTTGTATGATTCAATCTTGGCAGTGTATGAAGACACGTCATTCTTTTTGTTGTATTCCTGAGATGATGAGTATACAATTGGATCATCCTTTGAAGCATCTTTTGTGTATGTATATTTACCATCAGTCCGCTTATAATCTGGGGTCATCCAGCCGATGAATACATTCTTTCCTTCTTTTTCAGGTGTAGCTGGAAGCTTAGATATCGGTGTGTTTACTTCACCAGGAATTACAATTGTTTTAACAAGTTCATCCCCAAAGTCTGCAGTACCTGCATTGAATACGGCATATGCTGTTTTATTTGCAGGCTGGAAGCATGCTATAAGAATGAATGTATCATTTGATTTTCCAGCAGTTTCAGCATCTTTTATATCATCTGGTGAAAAACGGAATTCTTTGAATGTAGAGAATGCATCTGATACGTATGCCTTACCAGTGACAGGA from Candidatus Methanomassiliicoccus intestinalis Issoire-Mx1 encodes:
- a CDS encoding PDDEXK nuclease domain-containing protein, which gives rise to MVLKDERKKMGKNNDEVIFPVAPNLAEVGDSYLQFIEKIKEQIQNQRFSIISHANTAMICLYWNIGKAILQKQQEEGWGAKVIDRMSQDLRDIFPEMKGFSPRNIKYMRKFAETWTDYEIMQQLAAQIPWRSNIYLMDKLNDQNSRIWYANKALEQGWSSNVLDLQIRSGLIFREGKTVNNFENSLSLAESDAANQIFKDPYLFDFLGTDVPRREVEIEKNLIDHIQNFLLELGQGFAFVGRQVHLEVGKQDFYIDLLFYHLKLRCYVVIELKACDFEPGFIGQLNMYQNAVNEVLRHPDDKSTIGLLLVKGKNKTVVEYSLAGYQNPIGVADWQDKLTKVLPEDLQSSLPTIEEIEKELE
- a CDS encoding InlB B-repeat-containing protein, which encodes MKTEKRLTMALSVLVALMMLAVPLASSSNLFVDGGQTNSNGDAPMLSASTGYTVTFQLNADGKSLDQTNVDDDFISKLKTATEEDNDLKGKVTWYLNENSDLCALIIGDAHIQNLIKVLFSSNDSKINKGAAYKLLSWKDADTGMIYDSSVSGSDLIKKDMIFASQWELQSGYVEVPVTVNFDGDVKEYVKAYEVDANGKIAVIVDKYNNDGTLDTTVKGLQNAVETVGDLSTDGYVINATEKLLPVYSNGVVTYGDNKALPTDGKIPSTSSLTVTYTFNDAKYAKLTVHSIAFKDSKDVMLYADKATPYDYSMILAAVQAEIDSDKTIPITLAKNDDDSLKYESDGVSIKTSDGKYLVTGWNEGAALLESTIQTTAVEFTLDAKLNGYNVVFMVNGQYEVKFVEFGKLSEDLCTLDVSGLNHWVWIPFKDVAENIKLGLSEMTGLEGINLKQSDLKGNTLFQTFSFASQSNIDTVEKVAASVSSVDVPSVVFVACFESSANTAYAIFDAGTNGYFGDNENVDRIVVTGKGNTTQTKSASIVKPVSNLVYEDKTVFLGYSGYTNDSKYNLSSIQTFTAMPESYEHIVTFYIDNEVSAKLYYKGALAVDPDDNTVSGDLVAFEYKGNIYEASVANFEKAVEALQPKKDGYNFVQWNDVDGKKVFSIATAADNKITIEAGDGFPKDGIKTDFSVYAQFDAKSYTIKYVNTFEGTQSQTAYVDQNVTLYGKDTFIHEGYTLKGWSTVPGNSGSNYDLGATYSLNGADYKKLAGTDDSKDVVIELYSVWEYNGGSDVPGGNTDGNNDSDNTALYLIAGMLAVIAILAIVGIVLMRKKN